Proteins encoded by one window of Colletes latitarsis isolate SP2378_abdomen chromosome 5, iyColLati1, whole genome shotgun sequence:
- the Hlh54f gene encoding basic helix-loop-helix domain-containing transcription factor HLH54F, whose amino-acid sequence MPRKRRASTPTLEADEEEFASEERYTKDELDNRAPRNAANARERARMRVLSKAFCRLKTTLPWVPADTKLSKLDTLRLAATYIAHLRAVLRDDGDAHSETTRSLSLALSWPFALQGSNASMLMNNSCNVSSSTSPNSNQYRGQQGTHEIQNFHHPGHQNMSIRHNHEPQLSYF is encoded by the exons ATGCCACGCAAGCGACGCGCCTCGACACCGACATTGGAAGCCGACGAGGAAGAGTTCGCCTCGGAAGAAAGGTACACCAAGGACGAGTTGGACAATCGTGCACCGAGGAACGCGGCTAATGCGAGGGAACGAGCTCGAATGAGAGTCCTCAGCAAAGCGTTTTGCAGATTGAAGACCACTTTGCCCTGGGTGCCAGCCGACACGAAGCTCAGCAAGTTGGATACCCTTCGTCTTGCCGCCACGTACATCGCTCATCTTCGAGCAGTTCTCAGGGACGATGGGGACGCACATTCGGAAACGACCAGGTCCTTGTCTCTGGCTTTG TCGTGGCCATTCGCTCTTCAAGGAAGCAACGCTTCGATGTTAATGAACAACAGTTGCAACGTGTCATCGTCGACGTCGCCGAATTCTAATCAGTACCGCGGTCAGCAGGGAACCCACGAGATCCAGAATTTCCATCACCCTGGACATCAGAACATGTCAATACGACACAATCACGAGCCACAGCTTTCCTATTTCTAG